The following proteins come from a genomic window of Notamacropus eugenii isolate mMacEug1 chromosome X, mMacEug1.pri_v2, whole genome shotgun sequence:
- the LOC140515285 gene encoding homeobox protein CDX-4-like, with translation MNYLLEEDLKMYPGSFRYNSHSGGSRGPYGHLQNPSFGPGPAYAYYVGYHQVTHLDGHRQWFGNWGSPYTPPKMDWMSSGEDPTDHVRKSSSSKTSYNSPDPTSLPLSGTPGEYSPKDVEPHCCSRNGQHTYAWMQKTMGYTGKTRKEKYRVVYTDHQRLELEKEFYFARYISSPRRLELASSLNLSERQVKIWFQNRRAKEKKQMNRQSLPADSSQESLAWDSGLAGPAQGLTLI, from the exons ATGAATTATCTTCTCGAAGAGGATTTGAAGATGTATCCAGGATCCTTTAGGTACAACAGCCACAGTGGAGGCAGTCGTGGCCCCTATGGTCACCTACAGAACCCCAGCTTTGGACCAGGGCCAGCCTATGCATACTATGTGGGATACCATCAAGTGACCCACTTGGATGGCCATAGGCAGTGGTTTGGGAACTGGGGGTCTCCCTACACCCCTCCAAAAATGGACTGGATGTCCTCTGGTGAAGACCCCACAGACCATGTGAGGAAATCTTCATCAAGCAAGACCTCCTACAACTCCCCTGACCCCACTAGCCTGCCACTTTCTGGCACCCCTGGAGAGTACTCTCCCAAGGATGTGGAGCCCCACTGCTGCAGCAGAAATGGCCAGCACACCTATGCTTGGATGCAAAAGACCATGGGATACACAG ggaaaacaagaaaagagaagtacAGAGTGGTTTATACAGATCATCAGAGActggagctggagaaagaatttTACTTCGCTAGATATATCTCCTCACCACGACGGTTGGAACTGGCATCTTCTTTGAACCTTTCAGAAAGACAG gtgAAGATTTGGTTCCAGAACCGTAGAgccaaagagaagaaacaaatgaacagGCAATCCCTTCCTGCTGACAGCAGCCAAGAGTCCTTAGCATGGGATTCAGGCCTGGCTGGCCCTGCTCAAGGGTTAACCCTCATATGA
- the LOC140515429 gene encoding homeobox protein CDX-4-like: MHPGSQRAANLGSNGIGTSMGSGGGSVGGGSGHLPTQAFSPAPAYPHSMSYSHMANLDGHGQWFGPWGSTYGPPREDWATYGEGPSSSVVEPSSVQTLAQVLALAPTPTPYGATDYSNLVLPGPSGVLPPENMEFTEPTSNPPNIGGTYAWMSKTLHVSGKTRTKEKYRVVYSEHQRLELEKEFHCNRYISIRKKTELAGQLGLSERQVKIWFQNRRAKERKLLKKKISESQASVGNTAHSDSGSVSPGAPPKLYFPPPPPMGEFQPIDIHQILVSE; this comes from the exons ATGCACCCAGGATCCCAGAGGGCTGCCAACCTGGGCAGCAATGGCATAGGTACCAGCATGGGAAGCGGTGGGGGCAGTGTAGGAGGGGGCAGTGGCCACCTGCCAACCCAGGCCTTCAGCCCAGCCCCTGCCTATCCACACAGCATGAGTTATTCTCATATGGCCAACCTGGATGGACATGGTCAGTGGTTTGGGCCCTGGGGGTCCACCTATGGTCCCCCAAGGGAGGACTGGGCTACCTATGGAGAGGGACCCTCCAGCTCTGTGGTGGAGCCTTCCTCAGTCCAGACGCTGGCCCAGGTCTTGGCCCTGGCCCCAACCCCAACTCCATATGGAGCCACTGACTACAGCAACCTGGTCCTTCCTGGGCCCAGCGGGGTCCTCCCTCCTGAGAACATGGAATTCACAGAGCCCACCTCCAATCCCCCCAACATAGGAGGTACCTATGCTTGGATGAGCAAAACACTTCATGTTTCAG GAAAGACCAGGACCAAGGAGAAGTACCGAGTGGTTTATTCAGAGCATCAGAGActggagctggagaaagaattcCATTGCAACAGATACATCAGTATTCGGAAGAAGACTGAGCTAGCAGGCCAGTTGGGTCTTTCCGAGAGACAG GTGAAAATCTGGTTTCAGAATCGCCGGGCTAAGGAGAGGAAACTGTTGAAGAAGAAGATCTCAGAGTCCCAGGCCAGTGTAGGCAACACAGCTCACAGCGACTCTGGCTCTGTGAGCCCAGGAGCACCCCCAAAGCTGtacttccccccacctccacccatgGGGGAGTTCCAACCAATTGATATTCATCAGATCCTGGTCTCAGAATGA